One genomic window of Oenanthe melanoleuca isolate GR-GAL-2019-014 unplaced genomic scaffold, OMel1.0 S080, whole genome shotgun sequence includes the following:
- the EPHX2 gene encoding bifunctional epoxide hydrolase 2 yields the protein MARRAVLFDLGGVLFGPGLQHFLGSCEQEWALPRNFLRDVLFAGGSQSPHSRVMSGQITLSQLFSEMDEGCRRRADSLGIAVPSGFSAARPFQDLQAQGRVNVQVLRAAGILRRNGFRTCILTNNWVDDSPGRFLTAALLARLRSHFDLVLESCRIGIAKPDPGIYSYALEALRAQPQEVIFLDDLGENLKPARELGMATILFRDTESGLRELQELSGVQLLTEEEPLPTPCAPSEVTHGYVSIRPGVRLHFVELGQGPVICLCHGFPESWLSWRFQIPALASAGFRVIALEMKGYGESTAPPDITEYSQEQICKDFVTFLDKLGIPQVVLVGHDWGGAVAWNVALFYPERLRAVASLNTPYRPADPDKDIMEKLASNPAFDYQFYFQEPGVAEAELEKDIGRTLKILIRSTSPEDRLPVSFSSQKVRERGGLLVGFPEDIPGSRLLPLPELEYYIQQFQKSGFRGPLNWYRNLRANWKWALSARDRKILIPALMVTAGKDPVLHPILSKGMESWIPQLHRENLQECGHWTQLERPAEVNRILLEWLEKLPPDPPFPGNSKL from the exons gaatttcctGCGGGATGTGCTGTTTGCCGGCGGATCCCAGAGCCCGCACTCCCGAGTCATGAGCGGCCAAATCACCCTCAGCCAG ctgttttcgGAGATGGACGAGGGCTGCCGGCGCCGCGCCGATTCCTTGGGAATCGCCGTTCCCAGCGGATTTTCCGCGGCTCGGCCCTTCCAGGACCTGCAGGCCCAGGGCAGGGTCAACGTGCAGGTGCTGCGGGCGGCCGGGATCCTGCGCCGGAATG GATTCAGGACCTGCATCCTGACCAACAACTGGGTGGACGACAGCCCCGGGCGGTTCCTCACGGCCGCGCTCCTGGCGCGGCTCCGGAGCCACTTCGACCTGGTGCTGGAATCCTGCCGGATCGGGATCGCCAAACCGGATCCCGGGATCTACTCCTACGCCCTGGAGGCGCTGCGGGCCCAGCCGCAGGAG GTGATTTTCCTGGATGACCTCGGGGAGAACCTGAAGCCGGCGCgggagctgggaatggccaCGATCCTTTTCCGGGATACGGAATCCGGCCTccgggagctgcaggagctctctgggGTCCAG CTCCTGACGGAGGAGGAGCCGCTGCCGACGCCGTGCGCTCCGTCCGAGGTCACGCACGGATACGTCTCCATCCGG ccgGGAGTGCGGCTGCACTTtgtggagctgggccagggccCCGTGATCTGCCTGTGCCACGGATTCCCGGAATCCTGGCTCTCCTGGCGCTTCCAG ATCCCGGCGTTGGCCAGTGCCGGATTCCGGGTGATCGCGCTGGAAATGAAGGGATACGGAGAATCCACGGCTCCGCCCG ATATCACGGAATATTCCCAGGAGCAGATCTGCAAG gattttgtgACTTTCTTGGATAAACTG GGAATCCCCCAGGTTGTCCTGGTTGGCCACGACTGGGGCGGAGCCGTGGCCTGGAACGTGGCGCTGTTCTATCCCGAGAGGCTCCG AGCCGTGGCCTCGCTGAACACTCCGTACCGGCCGGCCGATCCCGACAAGGATATCATGGAAAAATTGGCATCTAATCCCGCTTTTGATTATCAGTTTTATTTCCAGGAGCCG GGAGTGGCAGAAGCGGAGCTGGAAAAAGACATTGGAAGGACCCTGAAGATCCTGATCCGCTCCACGAGCCCGGAG GATCGCCTTCCCGTCAGCTTCAGCTCCCAAAAAGTCCGGGAGAGAG GGGGGCTCCTGGTGGGATTTCCAGAAGACATCCCTGGGAGCCGCCTCCTGCCGCTTCCCGAGCTGGAATATTACATCCAGCAATTCCAGAAATCGGGATTCAG gggTCCTCTGAACTGGTACCGGAACCTGAGAGCCAACTGGAAATGGGCCCTGAGCGCCAGGGACAGGAAG ATCCTGATCCCGGCGCTGATGGTGACGGCCGGGAAGGATCCGGTGCTGCATCCCATCCTCAGCAAGGGCATGGAGAGCTGG ATCCCGCAGCTGCACCGGGAGAACCTCCAGGAATGCGGGCACTGGACACAGCTGGAGAg GCCGGCCGAGGTGAACCGGATCCTGCTGGAATGGCTGGAAAAGCTCCCCCCGGATCCTCCTTTTCCCGGGAATTCCAAGCTTTGA